In Burkholderia sp. WP9, a genomic segment contains:
- a CDS encoding GNAT family N-acetyltransferase — protein sequence MKEERLPDGGAHDKCIMVRALESSDMDAFAEIMSLPRVRRGTLSVGYRSPEQLAAWYERRLKSGVNVCAVLDGCVVGHAGLEIHRPSRAHCAHMGLAVHDAYHRRGVGSALLQALIDCADGSLGLRRIDLTVFSDNAPAIALYRKFGFVEEGFSRAFAIRDGVLADVLHMARLVDAPSLQAI from the coding sequence ATGAAAGAAGAAAGGTTGCCGGACGGCGGAGCGCATGACAAATGTATTATGGTGCGCGCGCTCGAATCGTCCGACATGGATGCGTTCGCGGAGATCATGAGCTTGCCTCGTGTGCGGCGTGGCACCCTGTCAGTCGGCTATCGCAGTCCTGAACAACTCGCGGCGTGGTACGAGCGGCGCCTCAAAAGCGGCGTGAACGTGTGCGCTGTTCTCGACGGCTGCGTGGTCGGCCACGCCGGGCTGGAGATTCACCGGCCGAGCCGCGCGCACTGCGCCCATATGGGGCTCGCCGTGCACGACGCGTATCATCGGCGCGGTGTCGGCTCGGCGCTTCTGCAAGCCTTGATCGACTGCGCAGACGGCTCGCTCGGTTTGCGCCGTATCGACCTCACGGTATTTTCCGATAACGCGCCAGCCATCGCGCTGTACCGCAAATTCGGCTTTGTCGAAGAGGGCTTCTCGCGCGCTTTTGCGATACGCGACGGCGTACTCGCGGACGTGCTGCACATGGCCCGCCTTGTCGACGCACCGAGCCTCCAGGCCATCTGA
- a CDS encoding multidrug efflux RND transporter permease subunit, which yields MPFFFIDRPVFAWIVALAIVVAGALAIPQLPVAQYPRLAPPRIVISATYPGASTEVVDANVGSIIEESLDGADNMLYYETTSDNLGELEIDATFAPGTNPDLALVDIQNRLKQVEPRLPQQVVQQGITVFKAANTFLMLVALTSTDGTRDSVQLSDYLSRYVLRELKRAPGVGSAQLWDADEALRIWLDPMKLREYGLGAAEVNAAIAAQNATVTAGTLGDAPFVPGQQLTASVNVKGQLISPAEFGQIVLKARPDGSAVRLRDVARVEVGRDNYSFYSRLNGKAAATVGIQLGPRGNALETSNAIRARLAELSKGLPSGVSIEIPFDNAHFVQIAIHEVLVTLAEAVVLVFFVMWLFLRDLRYTLVPTVVIPVTLLGAFLAMYACGLSINVFTLFGLVLAIGILVDDAIVVVESVHRVMEEEGLPPREATRKAMSQIGGAIIGVTAVLTAVFVPMAFFPGGVGGIYRQFAVAMIASMLVSSFMALSLTPALCANLLKAHTQSVRQRDARRGIPGLAARAASRFTAGFDRAAHGYRGLTARTLRRIGPMLAVYAVLVGVCGLLYWQMPGGFLPSEDEGQLQVMVQLPAGATQARTLAVVERVENILHAEPAIANVTSVIGWSFSGSGQNVAMGFVELKDWGKRNVDALALRDRLNAKFDQILDGNVEAQLPPSVPGVGHSDGFVFRLEDRGGVGLNALKAAREQLFTQAKASPVLASVHFQDLPDAPRVELIVDRAKAYALGVSFDRIADVLGSTFGSTYIDDFPAGGRMRRVMIAADAAARMTEDDLLALAVPNSTGGMVPLSAIATRQWTIGPVMLTRYNGYPSLDVSGHAATGYSSGAAMAEMERLAAALPVGVQYDWVDAAREETSAAKLTPLLVGLSLLAVFMALAALYESWTIPLAVLMVVPLGVIGAVAAVLLRGLPNDVYFKVGMITVIGLAAKNAILIVQFARDLYQRGLPLTRAVTEAAGARFRPIVMTSAAFLLGVVPLVVSSGAGAESRRSIGTGVFGGVLAATVFGLVFAPVAFHAVASLTHGRRRLAELHRKREARRARRASLERAPLDESPTA from the coding sequence GTGCCATTCTTCTTCATCGACCGCCCGGTATTCGCTTGGATCGTCGCGCTCGCCATTGTCGTGGCGGGCGCGCTGGCTATTCCGCAACTGCCGGTGGCGCAGTATCCGCGTCTTGCGCCACCGCGCATCGTGATTTCCGCCACCTATCCGGGCGCTTCGACTGAAGTCGTGGACGCGAACGTCGGCAGCATTATCGAGGAGAGTCTCGATGGCGCCGACAATATGCTGTATTACGAAACGACCAGCGACAACCTGGGCGAGCTCGAGATCGACGCGACTTTCGCGCCCGGCACCAATCCCGATCTCGCGCTGGTCGACATTCAGAACCGGCTCAAGCAGGTCGAACCGCGTTTGCCGCAACAGGTCGTGCAGCAGGGCATTACCGTGTTCAAGGCGGCCAACACGTTCCTGATGCTGGTGGCGCTCACCTCGACCGACGGCACGCGCGACTCCGTGCAATTGAGCGACTATCTGAGCCGCTACGTGTTGCGCGAACTGAAGCGCGCGCCGGGAGTGGGCTCGGCTCAACTGTGGGATGCCGACGAAGCGCTGCGTATCTGGCTCGATCCAATGAAGCTGCGTGAATACGGACTCGGCGCCGCCGAAGTGAACGCCGCCATTGCCGCGCAGAACGCGACCGTCACGGCCGGTACGCTCGGCGACGCGCCGTTCGTGCCGGGCCAGCAACTCACAGCCTCGGTGAACGTGAAGGGGCAATTGATCTCGCCCGCGGAATTCGGCCAGATCGTGCTGAAGGCGCGGCCGGACGGCTCGGCCGTGCGCCTGCGCGACGTGGCGCGGGTGGAAGTCGGGCGCGACAATTACTCGTTCTATTCGCGCCTGAACGGCAAGGCCGCGGCGACGGTCGGGATTCAGCTCGGGCCGCGCGGCAACGCACTCGAAACGTCGAACGCGATTCGCGCGCGGCTTGCCGAGTTATCGAAGGGATTGCCTTCGGGCGTCTCCATCGAAATCCCGTTCGACAACGCGCATTTCGTACAGATCGCGATTCATGAGGTGTTGGTCACGCTCGCGGAAGCAGTGGTGCTGGTGTTCTTCGTGATGTGGCTGTTCCTGCGCGATCTACGCTATACGCTGGTGCCCACCGTGGTGATTCCGGTCACGCTATTGGGCGCGTTTCTCGCCATGTACGCCTGCGGTCTGTCGATCAACGTGTTCACCCTGTTCGGCCTCGTGCTCGCCATCGGGATTCTCGTCGACGACGCGATCGTGGTGGTGGAGAGCGTACATCGCGTGATGGAAGAAGAGGGCTTGCCGCCACGGGAAGCCACGCGCAAGGCCATGTCGCAGATCGGCGGCGCGATCATAGGCGTGACGGCGGTGTTAACAGCGGTGTTCGTGCCGATGGCGTTTTTTCCCGGCGGCGTCGGCGGCATTTACCGGCAGTTTGCGGTGGCGATGATCGCGTCGATGCTGGTGTCGTCGTTCATGGCCTTGTCGTTGACGCCCGCACTCTGCGCGAACCTGCTGAAGGCGCATACGCAATCGGTGCGTCAACGCGATGCGCGTCGCGGCATTCCGGGTTTGGCCGCGCGCGCGGCGAGCCGCTTCACGGCCGGCTTCGATCGCGCCGCGCATGGCTATCGCGGGCTGACCGCGCGCACGCTGCGCCGTATTGGCCCGATGCTCGCGGTCTACGCGGTGCTGGTGGGTGTGTGCGGCTTGCTCTATTGGCAAATGCCAGGCGGTTTTTTGCCGAGCGAGGACGAAGGCCAGTTGCAGGTGATGGTGCAGTTGCCCGCGGGCGCCACGCAGGCTCGCACGCTGGCCGTGGTCGAGCGCGTGGAAAATATTCTGCACGCCGAGCCCGCCATCGCCAACGTGACGAGTGTGATCGGCTGGAGCTTTTCGGGCAGCGGTCAGAACGTTGCGATGGGCTTTGTCGAACTGAAGGACTGGGGCAAGCGCAATGTCGACGCGCTAGCCTTGCGCGACCGGCTCAACGCAAAGTTCGACCAGATTCTGGATGGCAATGTCGAGGCGCAGTTGCCGCCGTCAGTGCCGGGCGTCGGGCATTCGGACGGTTTCGTGTTTCGACTGGAAGATCGCGGCGGGGTGGGGCTCAACGCGCTGAAGGCCGCGCGCGAGCAACTGTTCACGCAGGCCAAGGCGAGTCCGGTGCTGGCCTCGGTGCACTTTCAGGATCTGCCTGACGCGCCGCGCGTCGAACTCATCGTCGACCGCGCAAAAGCGTATGCGCTCGGCGTGTCGTTCGATCGCATCGCGGACGTGCTCGGCAGCACCTTTGGCTCGACCTACATCGACGATTTCCCGGCGGGCGGCCGCATGCGCCGCGTGATGATCGCCGCCGACGCCGCCGCGCGCATGACCGAAGACGACCTGCTGGCGCTCGCGGTGCCCAACTCGACGGGCGGCATGGTGCCGCTCTCGGCTATCGCGACGCGTCAGTGGACGATCGGCCCCGTAATGCTGACGCGTTACAACGGTTATCCGTCGCTCGACGTGAGCGGTCACGCGGCGACCGGTTACAGCTCCGGCGCAGCCATGGCGGAGATGGAACGGCTCGCCGCCGCGCTGCCGGTCGGCGTCCAGTACGACTGGGTCGATGCGGCACGCGAGGAAACCTCGGCCGCGAAACTCACGCCGCTGTTGGTCGGCCTCTCGTTGTTAGCGGTATTCATGGCGCTCGCCGCGCTCTATGAAAGCTGGACGATCCCGTTGGCCGTGCTGATGGTGGTGCCGCTCGGCGTGATCGGCGCGGTTGCCGCGGTGCTGTTGCGCGGCCTGCCCAACGACGTGTACTTCAAGGTCGGCATGATCACGGTGATCGGCCTCGCGGCGAAGAACGCGATTCTGATCGTGCAGTTCGCCCGCGATCTGTATCAACGCGGCCTGCCGTTGACGCGTGCGGTGACCGAGGCGGCCGGTGCGCGCTTCAGGCCGATCGTGATGACCTCGGCGGCGTTTCTGCTCGGCGTCGTACCGTTGGTGGTGTCGAGCGGCGCGGGCGCGGAAAGCCGCCGCTCGATCGGCACGGGCGTATTCGGCGGGGTGCTGGCTGCCACAGTGTTCGGGCTGGTGTTCGCGCCGGTCGCGTTTCATGCGGTCGCGTCGCTCACGCATGGCCGGCGCCGGCTTGCGGAGTTGCATCGCAAGCGCGAGGCGCGGCGGGCACGCCGTGCTTCGCTCGAACGCGCGCCACTCGACGAATCGCCGACCGCCTGA
- a CDS encoding TldD/PmbA family protein, giving the protein MIDERWAQAARTLKSRAAFWSLRIVDEQIDDHEIRNDIAQPLRTVRDRGAMLIAWVGAGAGYAATANLSAAGLQAALDMATARAEASAALSLIDHREVARPVASGEYVSPNAQHALPSRAEWLDRLGAECAAANLDGRIVERVAAVQIIHTDQLYMTGDGVRIDQQFRFVMPQLSVAAHANGDTQVRTLGGNYGTLGQGGMEVLARFNFEGSGARVANEALQLLAAPNCPAGKRDLLLMPDQMMLQIHESIGHPLELDRILGDERNFAGWSFVKQDMFGSYRYGSELLNVTFDPELREEAAAYAFDDDGTEAHKQYLIRNGVLERPLGGALSQQRARMPGVANSRASNWNRPPIDRMANLNIEPGESSLEEMIGNIEHGILMRTNTSWSIDDHRNKFQFGCEFGQLIENGKLTQVVKQPNYRGISANFWRSLSAVGNAATREVYGTSMCGKGEPAQIIRVGHASPACVFSNIDVFGGA; this is encoded by the coding sequence ATGATTGACGAACGTTGGGCGCAGGCCGCCCGTACGCTGAAAAGCCGCGCGGCCTTCTGGTCGCTGCGCATTGTCGACGAACAGATCGACGATCACGAGATCCGCAACGACATCGCGCAGCCGCTGCGCACGGTGCGCGATCGCGGGGCGATGCTGATTGCCTGGGTGGGCGCCGGCGCGGGTTATGCCGCGACCGCGAACCTGTCGGCGGCGGGTTTGCAGGCGGCGCTCGATATGGCGACCGCTCGCGCGGAAGCGAGCGCGGCCTTGTCGTTGATCGACCACCGCGAAGTCGCGCGTCCGGTGGCGAGTGGCGAGTATGTGTCGCCGAATGCGCAGCATGCGTTGCCGAGCCGCGCCGAGTGGCTCGACCGTTTGGGCGCCGAATGCGCCGCGGCCAATCTCGACGGAAGAATCGTGGAGCGCGTGGCGGCGGTACAGATCATCCACACGGATCAGCTCTACATGACCGGCGACGGCGTTCGCATCGACCAGCAATTCCGCTTCGTGATGCCGCAATTGAGCGTCGCCGCGCACGCAAACGGCGACACGCAAGTGCGCACGCTCGGCGGCAACTACGGCACGCTCGGGCAGGGCGGCATGGAAGTGCTGGCGCGCTTTAACTTCGAAGGCTCGGGCGCACGTGTCGCCAACGAGGCGTTGCAACTGCTGGCCGCGCCGAATTGCCCGGCAGGCAAGCGCGACCTGTTGCTGATGCCTGACCAGATGATGCTGCAGATTCATGAGTCGATCGGCCATCCGCTCGAACTCGACCGCATTCTCGGCGACGAGCGCAATTTCGCGGGCTGGAGTTTCGTGAAGCAGGACATGTTCGGTTCGTACCGCTACGGTTCCGAGTTGCTGAACGTCACCTTCGACCCGGAACTGCGCGAAGAAGCGGCAGCCTACGCATTCGACGACGACGGCACCGAAGCACACAAACAGTATCTGATTCGCAACGGCGTGCTGGAGCGTCCGCTCGGCGGCGCGTTGTCGCAGCAGCGCGCACGTATGCCGGGTGTGGCGAACTCGCGCGCGTCGAACTGGAACCGGCCGCCGATCGACCGCATGGCGAATCTGAATATCGAGCCCGGCGAAAGTTCGCTGGAAGAGATGATCGGCAACATCGAACACGGCATTCTGATGCGCACCAATACGTCATGGTCGATCGACGATCATCGCAACAAATTCCAGTTCGGCTGCGAGTTCGGCCAACTGATCGAAAACGGCAAACTCACGCAGGTCGTGAAACAGCCGAATTATCGCGGTATATCCGCGAATTTCTGGCGCAGTCTGAGCGCGGTGGGCAATGCGGCTACGCGTGAAGTGTATGGCACGTCCATGTGCGGCAAGGGCGAACCGGCGCAGATCATTCGGGTGGGCCACGCTTCGCCGGCCTGCGTATTCAGCAATATCGACGTGTTCGGAGGCGCATGA
- a CDS encoding response regulator transcription factor: MSRVLTIEDDEITANEIVGELKSRGFTVDWVANGRDGMARAISEDYDVITLDRMLPGVDGLTILTTMRSIGIQTPVLMLSALGDVDERVRGLRAGGDDYLTKPFDPEEMTARLEVLLRRSQTSTAQLETQLRVGPLELDLISRKVQRDGEEIALLPTEYRVLEFMMRHAGQTITRTMLFEAVWGYHFDPGTNLIDVHMGRLRKKIDPPGVTPMIQTVRGSGYILA; this comes from the coding sequence ATGTCGCGAGTATTGACGATCGAAGACGATGAAATTACCGCGAATGAAATTGTCGGTGAACTGAAAAGCCGTGGCTTCACCGTGGACTGGGTGGCCAACGGCCGGGACGGCATGGCCCGCGCGATTAGCGAAGACTACGACGTGATCACGCTCGATCGCATGCTGCCCGGCGTGGATGGTCTGACGATACTGACCACCATGCGCAGCATCGGCATCCAGACGCCGGTGCTGATGTTAAGCGCGCTCGGCGACGTGGACGAGCGGGTGCGCGGGTTGCGCGCCGGCGGCGACGATTATCTGACCAAGCCTTTCGACCCCGAAGAGATGACCGCGCGGCTCGAAGTGTTGCTGCGCCGCAGTCAGACTTCGACTGCTCAACTCGAAACTCAATTGAGAGTCGGGCCGCTCGAACTCGACCTGATTTCGCGCAAGGTGCAGCGCGACGGCGAGGAAATCGCCCTGTTGCCCACCGAATACCGCGTGCTCGAATTCATGATGCGCCATGCGGGGCAGACCATCACGCGCACCATGTTGTTCGAAGCGGTATGGGGCTATCACTTCGATCCGGGCACCAATCTGATCGACGTGCACATGGGGCGCCTGCGCAAGAAAATCGACCCGCCCGGCGTGACGCCGATGATCCAGACCGTGCGGGGCTCGGGCTATATCCTCGCATGA
- a CDS encoding GNAT family N-acetyltransferase has product MDQQEITKSKPESLPEGLTLRALRVADTEQFHAMQQLPGAMNGNPHMPYRTVASTREYLEKLAAPEIAIAAVIGDTLVGDAELTPLKGRRAHAASLGIGVHDAWQRRGIGQVLMAELIDLADNWLGLRRLELHVFTDNHPALALYRKFGFEIEAHQRGAVLRRGALIDCYFMARLREPAPWMSPAPAAHFAAE; this is encoded by the coding sequence ATGGATCAACAAGAAATAACAAAATCGAAACCTGAGAGCTTGCCCGAGGGGCTGACGCTGCGTGCGTTGCGCGTGGCCGACACGGAGCAATTCCACGCCATGCAGCAGTTGCCGGGCGCGATGAACGGCAATCCGCATATGCCATATCGGACGGTGGCCAGCACGCGCGAGTACCTCGAAAAACTCGCGGCCCCGGAAATCGCGATCGCCGCGGTGATCGGCGACACGCTGGTCGGTGACGCGGAACTCACGCCTTTAAAGGGGCGCCGCGCGCATGCCGCTTCGCTCGGCATCGGTGTGCACGACGCATGGCAACGGCGCGGCATCGGTCAAGTACTGATGGCCGAACTGATCGACCTGGCTGACAACTGGCTCGGTCTGCGCCGCCTCGAACTGCATGTCTTCACCGATAACCACCCGGCGCTCGCGCTGTATCGCAAGTTCGGCTTCGAAATCGAAGCACATCAGCGCGGTGCGGTGTTGCGTCGCGGCGCGTTGATCGATTGCTATTTCATGGCACGGTTGCGTGAGCCGGCGCCGTGGATGTCGCCGGCACCGGCCGCCCATTTCGCAGCGGAATAA
- a CDS encoding DUF4148 domain-containing protein, translated as MKLATKTLLSALLLIGSASAMAAPHLTPQQCNDYPFKQLKGEVTHKQLMRELGELEAVGYQPSDDDDNYPSDLEQAEHRLQTEYRADCMPAAPHVSASNTQAPAGATPAPAAHQPAG; from the coding sequence ATGAAACTTGCAACGAAAACCCTGCTCAGCGCCCTTCTTCTGATCGGCAGCGCATCGGCCATGGCGGCGCCACATCTCACACCGCAGCAATGCAACGACTACCCGTTCAAACAATTGAAAGGCGAAGTGACGCACAAGCAATTGATGCGCGAGCTCGGCGAACTCGAAGCGGTCGGCTACCAACCCAGCGACGATGACGACAACTACCCGAGCGACCTGGAACAAGCTGAACACAGGCTGCAAACCGAGTATCGTGCGGACTGCATGCCTGCCGCACCGCACGTGTCGGCGAGCAATACGCAGGCGCCGGCCGGCGCTACCCCCGCTCCGGCGGCGCATCAGCCGGCCGGTTGA
- a CDS encoding dipeptide ABC transporter ATP-binding protein — translation MTNTQAPTNRPLLEIDRFSVRFGDKVAVHELSLSIARGERVALVGESGSGKSVTALSILRLVEHAELSGRMLLDGEDLLQKTEQQMRGLRGADVAMVFQEPMTALNPLFTIGKQIAESLRLHEGLRPNAARERGIELLRRTGIPEPERRIDSFPHQLSGGQRQRAMIAMALACRPRLLLADEPTTALDVTVRQQIVDLLISLQEQEAAERGMAVLLITHDLNLVKRFAQRVAVMEKGVLVETNTTQALFASPQHPYTRRLLDSEPQRAVAPVEQGARRLLEVQGLAVDYRTAAKGWRSLFGRSTFRAVQDVDLSVRRGETLGIVGESGSGKSTLAATVLGLQQPAAGHIHIDGMPLSTLKTASSRRALYSRMQVVFQDPFGSLSPRMTVEQIIGEGLAVHRPEVDAKARRARVGSLLEEVGMPADAMLRYPHEFSGGQRQRIAIARALAVEPELLVLDEPTSALDVSIQKQVLNLLTNLQKKYKLSYLFITHDLAVMRAMAHRVIVMKSGRIVETGDTLDVLHAPSHPYTQSLLASSLNVPEPRAAQTHTGKLHD, via the coding sequence ATGACCAACACTCAAGCGCCGACCAACCGGCCATTGCTGGAAATCGACCGTTTCTCCGTGCGTTTCGGCGACAAAGTGGCGGTGCACGAACTCAGCCTGTCCATTGCACGCGGGGAGCGCGTGGCATTGGTGGGCGAATCGGGTTCGGGCAAGAGCGTGACCGCGTTGTCCATTTTGCGGCTCGTCGAGCATGCCGAATTGAGCGGCCGCATGCTGCTCGATGGTGAGGATCTGCTGCAGAAAACCGAGCAGCAGATGCGCGGCTTACGCGGCGCGGATGTCGCGATGGTGTTTCAGGAGCCGATGACCGCGCTCAATCCGCTCTTTACAATCGGCAAACAGATTGCCGAGAGTTTGCGTCTGCACGAAGGTCTGCGGCCGAATGCGGCGCGTGAGCGTGGCATTGAGTTGCTCAGGCGCACCGGCATTCCCGAACCGGAACGGCGTATCGACAGCTTTCCGCACCAACTGTCCGGCGGCCAGCGGCAGCGCGCAATGATCGCGATGGCGCTCGCGTGCCGCCCGCGTTTGCTGCTCGCCGACGAGCCCACTACCGCGCTCGACGTCACCGTTCGCCAGCAGATCGTCGATCTGTTGATTTCGTTGCAGGAACAGGAGGCGGCTGAACGCGGCATGGCCGTGCTGCTGATCACGCACGACCTGAATCTGGTGAAGCGTTTCGCGCAGCGCGTCGCGGTGATGGAAAAGGGCGTACTGGTGGAGACCAATACGACCCAGGCGCTGTTCGCGAGTCCGCAGCATCCCTACACGCGGCGCCTGCTCGACAGCGAGCCGCAGCGTGCGGTGGCGCCGGTCGAGCAGGGCGCGCGCCGGTTGCTGGAAGTGCAGGGACTGGCCGTCGACTACCGCACGGCGGCGAAAGGCTGGCGTTCCCTGTTCGGACGCTCAACATTCCGCGCGGTGCAGGATGTCGATCTGAGCGTGCGGCGCGGCGAAACGCTCGGCATTGTCGGTGAATCGGGTTCGGGTAAATCCACGTTGGCCGCAACCGTGCTCGGCCTGCAACAGCCGGCCGCCGGGCATATCCATATCGACGGCATGCCGCTATCCACGCTCAAAACCGCGAGCTCGCGCCGTGCGTTGTATTCGCGCATGCAAGTCGTGTTTCAGGACCCGTTCGGCTCGCTGTCGCCACGCATGACGGTCGAGCAGATCATCGGCGAGGGCCTCGCCGTGCATCGGCCGGAAGTGGACGCGAAGGCGCGGCGCGCACGCGTCGGCAGCCTGCTGGAAGAAGTCGGCATGCCCGCCGATGCGATGCTGCGCTACCCGCACGAGTTCTCCGGCGGCCAGCGGCAACGCATTGCGATTGCGCGAGCGCTGGCGGTCGAACCGGAATTGCTGGTGCTCGACGAGCCGACTAGCGCGCTTGACGTTTCGATTCAGAAGCAGGTGCTGAATCTGCTGACAAATCTGCAGAAAAAGTACAAGCTAAGCTACTTGTTCATTACGCACGATCTGGCGGTGATGCGAGCCATGGCGCATCGCGTGATCGTGATGAAGTCGGGACGCATCGTCGAAACCGGCGACACGCTCGACGTGTTGCACGCACCGTCGCATCCTTATACGCAGTCGCTGCTGGCGTCGTCGCTCAATGTGCCGGAGCCGCGCGCCGCACAGACGCACACGGGAAAACTCCATGATTGA
- a CDS encoding TldD/PmbA family protein: MSQFISSRAATSVDWQRHFTALADAIERLQQGGETTLSSFAGEHSDFIRLNSGKVRQTGSVSQGKLTLRLIDGARQAYSTLTVCGDLQQDLDEVSAALATLRAGLRDAADDPHLLFDTSKWERTTQRSGKLPDPDGLARIVAESAQGIDFVGFYAGGTIVRGFASTSGSRGWYEVDNFNFSWSLYDPSGRAIKTTYAGDDWSDAVFSRKVEQAASRLAVLARTPRALAPGRYRSYLAPAALSELLGVAAWSGFSARAQASSRSELYKLHVGEVVVDPRVTISEDLSLGITPGFNDDGYLRDSVPLIQAGRSAERLTNARSAREYGLTPNGALAGESPAALSMQAGDLLEEDVLAKLGTGLYIGNLWYVNFSDRMNCRLTGMTRFATFWVENGEIVAPLEAMRFDDSLYRLLGSELEQLGAQAELLLSDSTWGERATGGMQLPGILVKSFELTL; the protein is encoded by the coding sequence ATGAGCCAGTTCATCTCTTCGCGCGCCGCGACGTCGGTGGATTGGCAGCGGCATTTCACCGCGCTTGCCGATGCGATCGAACGCTTGCAACAAGGCGGCGAAACCACGCTCAGTTCGTTTGCGGGTGAGCATTCCGACTTTATTCGACTCAATTCGGGCAAGGTACGGCAAACCGGCAGCGTGTCGCAAGGCAAGCTGACCTTGCGCCTGATCGACGGCGCGCGTCAGGCTTATTCCACGCTGACCGTATGCGGCGATCTGCAACAGGATCTCGACGAAGTGAGCGCGGCGCTCGCCACCTTACGAGCAGGGCTGCGCGACGCGGCGGACGATCCGCATCTGCTGTTCGACACGTCGAAATGGGAGCGCACCACCCAGCGTTCCGGCAAGCTGCCGGACCCTGACGGTTTGGCGCGGATCGTCGCCGAATCCGCGCAAGGGATCGATTTCGTGGGCTTTTATGCGGGCGGCACGATCGTGCGCGGCTTCGCGTCCACGAGCGGCAGTCGCGGCTGGTATGAGGTGGACAACTTCAATTTCAGCTGGTCGTTGTACGACCCGAGCGGCCGCGCGATCAAAACGACCTACGCCGGCGACGACTGGAGCGACGCCGTGTTCTCGCGCAAGGTTGAGCAGGCCGCGAGCCGCCTTGCCGTGCTCGCTCGCACGCCGCGCGCGTTGGCGCCGGGACGCTACCGTTCCTATCTGGCGCCCGCCGCGTTGTCCGAACTGCTCGGTGTTGCCGCATGGAGCGGCTTTTCCGCACGCGCCCAGGCCAGTTCACGCAGCGAGTTATACAAGCTGCATGTGGGAGAAGTCGTAGTCGACCCGCGAGTGACGATCAGCGAAGATCTGAGTCTCGGCATCACGCCCGGCTTCAACGACGACGGCTATCTGCGCGACAGCGTCCCGTTGATTCAGGCGGGCCGCAGTGCCGAACGGCTGACCAACGCACGCAGCGCGCGCGAATACGGTTTGACGCCCAATGGGGCGCTCGCCGGCGAGTCACCGGCAGCACTCTCTATGCAAGCGGGCGATCTGCTCGAAGAAGACGTGCTGGCGAAACTCGGTACCGGGCTCTATATCGGCAACCTCTGGTATGTGAACTTCTCGGACCGCATGAATTGCCGCCTCACCGGCATGACGCGCTTTGCGACCTTCTGGGTCGAGAACGGCGAAATCGTCGCGCCACTCGAGGCCATGCGTTTCGACGACAGCCTGTACCGTTTGCTCGGCAGCGAACTCGAACAACTCGGCGCGCAGGCCGAACTGCTATTGAGCGACTCGACATGGGGCGAGCGCGCCACGGGTGGCATGCAATTGCCCGGCATTCTGGTGAAGTCATTCGAATTGACGTTATGA